The DNA region CATTAGAACGGCTTTATACAGCGCTACGTGATGTCACGCCTGTAAAAAATGAGGTTAAATCAACGTATATCGAACAATTTGAAAACGCGATGAACGATGATTTTAATACTGCAAAAGCCATTGCCGTACTGTTCGAATGCGCAAACGAATTAAATAAATTAAAACATACACAACCTGAGCAGGCGGCAAAAACCGCAGCTGACTTATTAACTATGGCCGAACCGCTGGGTCTTTTGAGCCAAGACCCGGATCTGTTTTTAAAATCAATGGCGGGGCAGGATGCCAGTATCAGTAATGAAGAGATAGAAGCTCAAATTAATCAGCGTCTTGAAGCTAAAGCGAATAAGAACTGGAGCTTAGCTGATCAAATTCGCGATAGCTTAAAAGAACAAGGCGTTATTTTAGAAGATAAGGGGCCTGAAACAACTTGGCGCAGGGGTTAACTGCTTTGTAACTCAGCTGCTTGTAAGGTGTTTTCAAGTAAAGAAGCGATGGTCATTGGGCCAACACCACCTGGTACGGGTGTTATCCAACTTGCTTTTTTTGAAGCCGTTTCATAATCAACATCCCCAACCAGCTTACCTGACTCTAGACGGTTAATACCGACATCAATAACCACAGCGCCTGGTTTAACCCAGTCACCCTTTACAAAACTTGGAATCCCAACCGCGGCAATAATAATATCTGCACGTTTAACATGCGCCTCAAGATCAACTGTACGACTGTGACAAGTGGTTACGGTACAACGAGCCATTAATAATTCTAATGAAACAGGCCGACCCACAATATTAGAGGCGCCAATAACAACAGCTTCTTTGCCCTCAAGGGCAAGCCCAGTGCTTTTAAGTAAGGTCATAATGCCTTTAGGTGTACAAGACCTTAAAACAGGCATACGAAGCGCTAAGCGACCTATATTATAAGGATGGAAGCCATCTACATCTTTAAGCGGGTCAATCGCTTCGATGATTCTTTCCTCATTAATATGCTCCGGTAACGGTAGCTGGACAAGAATCCCGTTAATAGCCGAATTATTATTTAGGTCATCAATTAAATTAAGGAGCTCCTCCTCAGTAACACCATAAGGAAAGGTCTTTGATAAAGAATAGAAGCCGACTTCTTCACAGGCATTACATTTATTACGTACATAAACTTCAGAAGCAGGGTTTTCACCTACCAAAATGACCGCTAAACCGGGTTTTGATAAACCACGAGAAATTCGACCGTCTGTTTGTTTTTTTATTGCAGCTCTTAGTTCAGCTGAGATTTTTTTTCCATCAATCGTTTGAAATGTCATATTTTTTAAATTTTTTAAGGTTCTTTGTTAAATTTGTTAAAGAAGCGTTGACCAAAATTACCGTGTGCCGTATTATCGCCCACCTACAGACTTATTGCATTATTTATGCATTTTTTCTGAAGGAAGTCGGGGTGTAGCGCAGCCTGGTAGCGCAACTGCTTTGGGAGCAGTGGGTCGGGAGTTCGAATCTCTCCACCCCGACCAATTTTTACTTATGCTGAAGCGCTTGTAGCTCATCTGGATAGAGCATCGGCCTTCTAAGCCGAGGGTAACAGGTTCGAGTCCTGTCAAGCGCGCCATTAAGGCTAGGTTAAGTTGGTTATACCCTTTAAGAGATAAAAATTGTAAATTTAAGTTCTGTTTAAAATCGTCGATGGTGGGTGTAGCTCAGTTGGTAGAGCCCCTGACTGTGACTCAGGTTGTCGAGGGTTCGAGTCCCTTCATCCACCCCATTTTACGATTATTCTTTCCTTTAATATGCCTAGTCATTTCACTGTTTTAGTTTTTAAACTAAAATTCGGTGTTATTTTCCTTAGCGGGCCATATTTTGCCATTTAAACCATTTCCCATCTTGCTCACTGAGCCAAGCGAACCACCTCCTGAAATCAAACACCTTATTAATAAGGGTGATTATCGACTCATCGACACTGACGATACCTCTGAAGCTTGTTTGTTAATCTATAACGATAGACGCCTTAACCTTCAACTACGAACGACTAATAAACCTTTGCAGCTATGCATTGATTTCATCAATGGCAAAGCTAAGCACCGTAGACAATATGGTGGAGGTAAAAATCAGCCTCTGGCAAAAGCGTGCGGGCTAAATAAACACCCAGATTGGAGTATTTTAGATGCCACTGCTGGACTTGGAAAAGATGCCTTTGTTTTAGCTAGCCTGGGTGCGCAAGTCACTTTATGTGAAAGACACCCCGCCTTATATGGTTTGTTAGCCGATGCCCTTGATCGAGCCACTCATGATAGTAGCGTTGCAGATATTGCTGATAGGATGAAATGTATTTATCAAGACTCAATAACTCACTTAAATACTTACCAGCATATTAATAGCAAATTACCGGATGTAATTTACTTAGACCCCATGTACCCCGAAAGAAAAAAATCGGCAAAAATAAAAAAAGAAATGCAAGTATTACAATATCTTGTCGCACATAATTTAAATAATAATGAGCTTTTAGAGACGGCACTGAAAACTGCCATGCATCGTGTTGTAGTGAAGCGACCAAAATCTGCAGCTCCACTCAATGAGTGCTTTCCGAGTTACACTATTAATAGTGTGAATACACGATACGATGTGTATGTTAATTCATAGATTATGCCTGTCGAGAAGATCCCTTCTTTAAGCTCAACATTTGTTATGAAAATGATAAGATAGAACATGAGAATAGTCGCCTATCAGTCTTAAAGTAGCCTGTATATTGCAATTAATCAGTCGGAAAAAAGCACACAATTAACCAGTTTAAATAAATTATTACGTGAATCAAAAAACGACAACTTCAACGCCTTCGCCCGCACATTTACAGATTGTAAAGCTGTTAAAAGAGTCGGCTTTTTTGGTATTACTTGCTGTCAGCTTATTTTTGCTGGGCTCACTTTTTAGTTATCACGTGGACGATCCTGGTTGGACGCATAGTGGCACGGGACAGGCTGTATTAAATATCACCGGAGTTGTTGGCGCATGGATAGCAGACTTCATGTTATCTATCATGGGATTTATGGCGTTTGCTCTTCCTTTTATGTTAATGAGCAGCGCATGGAAGTTCTTATCGGAAGCACGTTCCAAACATGTTGATACACTCACGCACCAAGTCATTCGTTGGGTTAGCTTTATTGTGTTTTTAGTTGCCGGTGCTGGCTTGTTAGACATGCATTATTACCAACGTTGGCTCACCATCCCTGGTTCACCGGGAGGCATTATTGGCTTAGAGTTAACAGATTTTTTAACACATCTGTTTGCTTTTCAGGGCGCAACACTTATTCTCTTGAGCTTCTTCCTTATCGGCATCACACTTTCTACTGGGCTTTCATGGCTAGGTCTGATGGATAAACTCGGTGCCTTATCAATAAAAGCATTTCGCCTGCTAAAAACCTACATTGAAGATAGCAAAGAACGTAAAACGTCTGTTACCGTCAAAAAACAACGTAGTGATTCATTCAAAAAGCAATCGAAAATATTTGCAGCCAAACCGAAAGCACGAATTGAGCCTGTTATTAGAGAAATAAAAAGCAGTGAGCGTGTTGAAAAAGAGCGACAAGTAGCGTTATTTGATGAGCCTGCCGGTGCCTTGCCAGGCTTGGCATTATTAGATAAGGCTACCGAGCAGGTTGAAGGGTATTCTAAAGCAGCGCTTGAAGCACTGTCGAAATTGGTTGAATTAAAACTGCAAGATTTTGGTGTTGAGGTCGATGTAGTAGCAGTTAATCCGGGCCCTGTTATTACACGGTTTGAAATTCAACCCGCGCCGGGCATAAAAGCCAGTCGAATTAGCGGCCTTGCTCAAGACTTGGCGCGCTCGATGTCCACACATAGCGTACGTGTTGTAGAAGTTATTCCTGGCAAATCTGTGATTGGCTTAGAAATACCCAATGAAGCACGTGAAATGGTGAGGCTTAGTGAAATACTCTCTTCTCAAGCGTATGAAAAATCAAACTCTCCTTTAACATTGGTGTTAGGTAAAGACATTTCCGGTCAACCTACGGTTGCTGACTTGGCTAAAATGCCGCACTTATTGGTTGCTGGCACAACCGGTTCGGGTAAATCTGTTGCCATTAACGCGATGATTTTAAGCTTGTTATATAAAGCAACACCGGAACAAGTTCGAATGATCATGATTGAT from Cycloclasticus pugetii PS-1 includes:
- the folD gene encoding bifunctional methylenetetrahydrofolate dehydrogenase/methenyltetrahydrofolate cyclohydrolase FolD codes for the protein MTFQTIDGKKISAELRAAIKKQTDGRISRGLSKPGLAVILVGENPASEVYVRNKCNACEEVGFYSLSKTFPYGVTEEELLNLIDDLNNNSAINGILVQLPLPEHINEERIIEAIDPLKDVDGFHPYNIGRLALRMPVLRSCTPKGIMTLLKSTGLALEGKEAVVIGASNIVGRPVSLELLMARCTVTTCHSRTVDLEAHVKRADIIIAAVGIPSFVKGDWVKPGAVVIDVGINRLESGKLVGDVDYETASKKASWITPVPGGVGPMTIASLLENTLQAAELQSS
- a CDS encoding DNA translocase FtsK, with product MNQKTTTSTPSPAHLQIVKLLKESAFLVLLAVSLFLLGSLFSYHVDDPGWTHSGTGQAVLNITGVVGAWIADFMLSIMGFMAFALPFMLMSSAWKFLSEARSKHVDTLTHQVIRWVSFIVFLVAGAGLLDMHYYQRWLTIPGSPGGIIGLELTDFLTHLFAFQGATLILLSFFLIGITLSTGLSWLGLMDKLGALSIKAFRLLKTYIEDSKERKTSVTVKKQRSDSFKKQSKIFAAKPKARIEPVIREIKSSERVEKERQVALFDEPAGALPGLALLDKATEQVEGYSKAALEALSKLVELKLQDFGVEVDVVAVNPGPVITRFEIQPAPGIKASRISGLAQDLARSMSTHSVRVVEVIPGKSVIGLEIPNEAREMVRLSEILSSQAYEKSNSPLTLVLGKDISGQPTVADLAKMPHLLVAGTTGSGKSVAINAMILSLLYKATPEQVRMIMIDPKMLELSVYEGIPHLLTPVVTDMKEASNALRWSVAEMERRYKLMSLLGVRNLSGYNKKVRDAIKEGSPLADPLWEPTPFIDEDEAGTLTELPQIVIIIDELADMMMVVGKKVEELIARLAQKARASGLHLVLATQRPSVDVLTGLIKANIPSRIAFQVSSKIDSRTILDQSGAESLLGNGDMLYLPPGSGLPQRVHGAFVDDHEVHKVVKQLKKSGKTNYIDGILTASDPAEFDGGGSGGSSEDSDELYDQALKIVTETRRASISGVQRQLRVGYNRAARMIEEMERCGVVGPLQSNGSREVLAPPPPEL
- a CDS encoding class I SAM-dependent methyltransferase, translating into MPFKPFPILLTEPSEPPPEIKHLINKGDYRLIDTDDTSEACLLIYNDRRLNLQLRTTNKPLQLCIDFINGKAKHRRQYGGGKNQPLAKACGLNKHPDWSILDATAGLGKDAFVLASLGAQVTLCERHPALYGLLADALDRATHDSSVADIADRMKCIYQDSITHLNTYQHINSKLPDVIYLDPMYPERKKSAKIKKEMQVLQYLVAHNLNNNELLETALKTAMHRVVVKRPKSAAPLNECFPSYTINSVNTRYDVYVNS